One genomic segment of Desulfocapsa sulfexigens DSM 10523 includes these proteins:
- a CDS encoding DUF2920 family protein, with protein MKRTIQSVMDPELQLNTKSDLVYYITFPDNYNPAVEYPLIISIDGYGGHPGSEYQSEKLRPYLSEKYESIVVGVSYHGINRTGSVVEFSPEAWESIFDLEPGEFTKRFVAGKPMDKIFDDIFAFLVERKISRLSPLLAVKTTLPDKYSSFGFLPAIEHLNVLYDILSNYKIKLSEINILGTSYGGYIALLMGKFAPHTFNFIIDNSGFVATQFSEIHPSLVTSSASYMRMVNGKRYEIPATTKSLWENNEFSEKYFSDANRMIRNVTVKEHMLESDTKYFSYHSKKDIIALLAEKKMFCDKLKEFAYVDFSEIGDKEIDGSLFKNLNHGMNASLRKLYDVTFQKNALVNKQHKYQTDFHLKSKHVFDCFSKKYEFTYCLDKGLEVKVTSLKMNPSVSNHNNCIDDKDIPLNSTMQNDMKKQPTIGTKTLTLTHLPPSYKNDIFNQNLAYFKAKHPSLYNMVINHKCNEYWLCSNPDGSPNIYEIKSNSPLYKVYNKKSLFDNINKNISGLSANATIAEAFVGGGNDRWKINSPIQCQMLNDLFANGIFKKLGVNYDNLAPFNNYKTDFMPLVRVYGIGLGYHITELLRTRNVCYMTIYEPHLDLFYTSLFTVPWNLLFKYFDTNGKGVNLVIGDTADKAVLSNITFIKNRFMPLTSYFYRLNHLNSLQSKELIQKEPQSDSIERSQSDAGWYEDQRTGFYMSARNIKKRNKFYTGRRTKKTFRAFVVGSGPSLNDSISYIEKHQNDALIFSCGSAITPLLKAGIIPDYEIVQERTWHFPKHEEKHDLALVKQISLLKLNVVSPKIDHYYKETLVFQKFRDPGSSFLGKDYAVTTAVNPTVTNAGIAISAALGAKEVYLFGVDYGAPAEGKKMHAANTLHDHSPVDDSVDAKATSDIPGNFGSTIRTTSVLSWSLQTTEMKIAEFPKIRWYNVGEGARISGAIPTKVENLPKKYSGKTSKKDLRKQVSSCFNNNYSSDEILNRLKTVQMNQIEEYLQSLLGFTTATPQTREEIINTLQLLYSAVNVGKNQTNFLPSSLLPYGFMQFITSVFIQCSMEPTDEGAVQFFETSKRILAEYINSIQTDIQKMLDYIERDEETELIEAW; from the coding sequence ATGAAAAGAACAATACAATCGGTAATGGATCCCGAGCTACAGCTCAACACCAAATCCGACTTAGTTTATTACATTACTTTTCCAGATAATTACAACCCAGCAGTCGAATACCCTCTAATAATTTCCATTGACGGATATGGTGGACACCCTGGGTCTGAATATCAGTCTGAAAAACTGAGACCTTACTTAAGTGAAAAATATGAATCTATTGTTGTAGGAGTGTCGTATCACGGCATCAACAGGACTGGAAGTGTAGTTGAATTTTCTCCTGAAGCGTGGGAATCTATTTTCGATTTAGAACCAGGTGAATTTACTAAGAGGTTTGTAGCAGGCAAACCAATGGACAAAATATTTGATGATATTTTTGCCTTTTTGGTTGAACGAAAAATCTCAAGACTTTCTCCCCTATTGGCAGTTAAAACTACCTTGCCTGACAAATACTCTTCATTTGGTTTTTTACCTGCCATAGAACATTTGAATGTTCTTTACGACATACTCTCAAACTATAAAATAAAATTATCAGAAATTAACATCCTGGGGACATCCTATGGTGGATATATTGCCTTATTGATGGGCAAATTCGCTCCCCATACATTCAATTTTATAATTGACAATTCTGGCTTTGTCGCCACACAATTTTCTGAAATTCACCCATCACTGGTAACAAGTAGTGCCAGTTATATGCGAATGGTTAATGGAAAAAGATATGAAATTCCGGCAACCACAAAATCATTATGGGAGAACAACGAATTTTCAGAAAAGTATTTTTCCGACGCCAACAGAATGATACGCAATGTTACTGTGAAAGAGCATATGCTTGAGTCTGACACAAAATACTTTTCATACCATTCCAAAAAAGACATTATTGCCTTACTAGCTGAAAAAAAGATGTTTTGTGACAAATTGAAAGAATTCGCCTATGTCGATTTTTCAGAAATCGGCGACAAAGAAATTGATGGTTCATTGTTTAAAAATCTCAATCACGGCATGAACGCCTCTCTGCGAAAATTATATGATGTTACATTCCAGAAGAATGCACTTGTAAACAAACAACATAAATATCAAACTGATTTTCATCTCAAGTCTAAGCATGTCTTTGACTGTTTCAGTAAAAAATATGAGTTTACATACTGCCTTGATAAAGGTTTAGAAGTCAAAGTCACCTCACTCAAGATGAATCCATCAGTATCGAACCACAACAACTGTATCGACGATAAAGATATTCCGCTAAATTCAACTATGCAAAATGACATGAAGAAACAGCCCACCATCGGTACAAAGACGCTTACACTGACTCACCTCCCCCCTTCATACAAAAACGATATTTTCAATCAAAACCTTGCATATTTCAAAGCAAAGCATCCGTCACTTTACAACATGGTAATCAATCATAAATGCAATGAGTACTGGCTTTGCAGTAATCCAGATGGAAGCCCAAATATATATGAGATAAAGAGCAACTCACCCTTATATAAGGTCTATAACAAAAAATCATTATTCGATAATATCAACAAGAATATTTCAGGACTTTCGGCCAATGCTACAATTGCTGAGGCATTTGTGGGTGGAGGGAATGATCGTTGGAAAATTAATAGTCCTATTCAATGTCAGATGCTTAATGATTTGTTCGCAAATGGTATATTTAAAAAATTAGGTGTCAATTATGACAACCTTGCACCATTCAACAATTATAAAACTGACTTTATGCCCCTGGTTCGAGTTTATGGAATAGGTCTGGGATACCACATAACTGAATTACTGAGAACAAGAAATGTTTGCTACATGACCATCTACGAACCACACCTTGATCTTTTTTACACCTCCCTCTTCACGGTACCGTGGAATCTCCTTTTTAAATATTTTGACACCAACGGCAAGGGGGTTAACCTTGTTATAGGTGACACTGCTGACAAAGCCGTCCTTAGTAATATTACTTTTATTAAAAACCGATTCATGCCACTTACTAGCTATTTCTACCGTTTAAATCATCTTAATTCTTTGCAATCAAAAGAACTTATCCAGAAAGAACCTCAATCAGATTCCATTGAAAGATCACAATCAGATGCAGGATGGTACGAAGATCAGAGGACAGGTTTTTATATGAGTGCGAGGAATATAAAGAAAAGAAATAAATTTTACACAGGACGACGAACCAAAAAGACATTTCGCGCTTTTGTTGTTGGAAGTGGCCCTTCACTCAATGATTCGATTTCCTATATAGAAAAACATCAAAATGATGCTCTCATTTTCTCATGTGGATCTGCAATAACTCCTTTGCTCAAAGCTGGAATAATTCCTGATTATGAGATTGTTCAGGAACGAACATGGCATTTCCCCAAACACGAGGAAAAACACGATCTTGCTCTTGTAAAACAGATATCACTTCTTAAGCTCAATGTCGTAAGCCCCAAAATTGATCACTATTATAAGGAAACTCTTGTTTTTCAGAAATTCAGGGATCCAGGTTCTTCATTTTTAGGAAAGGACTATGCAGTGACTACCGCAGTAAACCCTACAGTTACTAATGCCGGAATCGCTATCAGTGCTGCCCTCGGCGCAAAAGAGGTTTATCTTTTTGGTGTGGATTATGGCGCACCTGCAGAGGGTAAGAAAATGCATGCTGCAAATACCCTCCATGACCATTCCCCTGTAGATGATAGCGTGGATGCAAAAGCCACATCCGACATTCCAGGAAACTTTGGCTCAACTATACGTACTACCTCGGTGCTGTCCTGGTCCTTACAGACAACGGAAATGAAAATTGCCGAATTCCCAAAAATACGTTGGTATAACGTCGGTGAAGGTGCTCGTATTTCAGGGGCAATTCCAACAAAGGTAGAAAATCTTCCAAAAAAATACTCCGGGAAAACGTCAAAGAAGGATTTACGGAAACAGGTATCAAGTTGTTTCAACAATAATTATTCATCCGATGAAATACTTAACAGGTTAAAAACAGTACAGATGAATCAAATCGAAGAATATCTACAATCTTTGCTTGGGTTCACAACTGCAACGCCGCAAACCAGAGAGGAGATTATCAACACTCTCCAACTGTTATATTCGGCGGTGAATGTGGGAAAAAATCAAACTAACTTCCTGCCATCCTCCCTCTTGCCATATGGTTTTATGCAATTTATTACCAGCGTCTTTATTCAGTGCTCGATGGAACCCACTGATGAAGGGGCAGTTCAATTTTTTGAAACATCCAAGAGAATTTTGGCTGAATATATAAACAGCATACAAACGGATATACAAAAGATGTTAGACTATATTGAGCGCGACGAAGAGACTGAGTTAATTGAGGCATGGTAA
- a CDS encoding polysaccharide pyruvyl transferase family protein has translation MRILHVASFLGNIGDNASHMGFKRIIDSFFSKYEIHRMEIRKFYKSYTLKDKCEFNEGFIDYANTFDLLVIGGGGFLDYWVKDSFTGTTIDFFPGVLKKLTTPMLITSIGCNPHREVPEGNITKFRRFLDELCARPNIKIALRNDGSVNSFKDEIGEHYLEYMEEILDNGYFYEPVELDPIFTNGKRYVAVNITSDQLTMKSNSRGNIDTARYYEELSKSLTYLISQEDFDVVLVPHIYSDLRAISDLLVTMDDFLIRRHVTIAPCIQYDKGANLLFSIYKNSGLVLGMRYHANVCNMAMVKPIVGLAALDRVQYAYDSLNLNDRYVTVAGSFSDELVSKASKTLHETEESVNKYRQSIDLAKKRTLKIYGQMFSQLGVAG, from the coding sequence ATGAGAATTTTACATGTAGCATCTTTTCTTGGCAATATAGGTGATAACGCAAGTCATATGGGGTTTAAGCGTATCATCGATTCGTTTTTCAGTAAGTATGAAATCCATCGCATGGAAATCAGGAAATTTTATAAAAGTTATACCCTCAAAGATAAGTGTGAATTTAATGAAGGATTTATAGATTATGCAAACACTTTCGATTTGCTGGTAATTGGAGGTGGAGGGTTTCTTGATTATTGGGTGAAAGACAGCTTTACCGGAACGACAATCGATTTCTTTCCCGGGGTGTTAAAAAAACTCACTACACCGATGCTTATAACTAGCATTGGATGTAACCCTCATAGAGAAGTACCCGAAGGAAATATTACTAAGTTCAGAAGATTTCTTGATGAGCTTTGTGCACGGCCCAATATCAAGATTGCCTTGAGAAACGATGGCTCGGTGAATTCATTTAAGGATGAAATTGGAGAGCATTATCTGGAATACATGGAAGAAATATTAGATAATGGCTATTTTTACGAACCAGTTGAGCTTGATCCAATATTTACTAACGGTAAGAGATACGTTGCAGTTAATATTACCAGCGATCAGTTGACTATGAAAAGTAATTCTCGTGGTAATATTGATACTGCACGTTATTACGAAGAGCTTTCAAAATCTCTTACTTATCTAATTAGTCAGGAAGATTTCGATGTCGTCTTAGTTCCACATATTTATAGCGACCTTAGGGCAATATCTGATTTACTGGTTACTATGGATGATTTCTTGATTCGCCGACACGTCACTATCGCACCTTGTATTCAGTATGACAAAGGGGCAAACTTACTTTTTTCAATATATAAGAACAGTGGCCTGGTACTCGGTATGAGATATCATGCAAATGTTTGCAATATGGCAATGGTAAAACCAATTGTAGGATTGGCAGCCTTAGACAGAGTTCAATATGCGTATGACTCTCTTAACCTGAACGATCGTTATGTGACTGTCGCTGGCAGTTTTTCAGATGAACTCGTGAGTAAAGCTTCAAAAACGTTACATGAAACTGAAGAATCCGTAAATAAGTACAGACAGAGTATTGATCTTGCAAAAAAGCGGACCTTAAAGATCTATGGACAAATGTTTTCCCAATTGGGTGTCGCCGGGTAG
- a CDS encoding acylneuraminate cytidylyltransferase family protein, whose amino-acid sequence MYKQKKILALITARGGSKGILKKNIKLLGDKPLICWTIEAALHSQYIDRLILSSDDFEIIEIAKMANCEVPFTRPKYLAEDETSSMDVIMHALEQIEEEYDYLLLLQPTSPFRTTQQIDNIIATCLDEECGMMISVARLKKHPMFMYRLNGQYLESLMDTQQQLRRQDMPAAYEHNGALYLAEIDLLKRVKSYTIPEAYAFIMTGVANLDIDDQEDWQYAEFLIEKGQV is encoded by the coding sequence ATGTATAAACAGAAGAAAATTCTTGCCTTAATTACTGCTCGAGGAGGGTCAAAAGGAATCCTCAAAAAAAATATCAAATTGTTGGGTGATAAACCGCTGATTTGCTGGACAATAGAGGCGGCATTACACAGTCAATATATTGATCGGTTGATTCTCAGTTCGGATGACTTTGAAATTATTGAAATAGCCAAGATGGCAAATTGTGAAGTACCGTTTACCCGGCCGAAATATCTTGCAGAAGATGAAACATCAAGCATGGACGTCATTATGCATGCATTGGAGCAGATTGAAGAGGAATATGACTATTTACTCTTACTTCAACCAACCTCTCCTTTCAGGACCACACAGCAAATAGATAACATCATCGCTACTTGTCTCGATGAAGAGTGTGGAATGATGATTTCTGTTGCAAGATTAAAAAAACATCCGATGTTTATGTATCGCTTGAATGGCCAGTATCTAGAATCTTTAATGGATACTCAACAGCAGCTTAGACGACAGGATATGCCAGCGGCATATGAACACAATGGTGCGTTGTATCTAGCAGAAATTGATCTCTTGAAAAGGGTTAAAAGTTATACTATTCCAGAGGCATACGCCTTTATCATGACTGGTGTTGCTAACCTTGATATCGATGACCAAGAGGACTGGCAGTATGCTGAGTTTTTAATAGAAAAGGGGCAGGTTTAA
- the neuC gene encoding UDP-N-acetylglucosamine 2-epimerase, with amino-acid sequence MKKRILFITATRADFGKLKSLIRAVKESNEFEYQIFGTGMHMLAKYGGTIKEIPRSGFDNLFTFMNQVEGESMEVVLANTIIGLSRYLAENKIDLIVVHGDRVEALAGATVGALRNILVAHIEGGEISGTVDELMRHAISKLSHIHFVANDKAEQRLKQLGEDPDAIYCIGSPDVDVMLSDELPSLEEAKARYEVTFDSYSVAMLHPVTTELEIQFDNAALFADALLESKRNYIVIYPNNDSGSEYIFAAYKRLQKKNNIRIFPSLRFEHYLTFLRNADCLIGNSSAGIHEAPIYGVPTINIGTRQQNRFKHPSIFDVPFDREAILSAIKQSQISKSYPACNYYGLGDSAKQFTQALKEDVWKVSNQKLFRDVG; translated from the coding sequence ATGAAAAAAAGAATTCTTTTCATCACAGCAACTCGTGCAGATTTTGGAAAATTGAAATCACTTATTCGTGCAGTTAAGGAATCAAATGAGTTTGAATACCAGATATTTGGTACAGGTATGCATATGCTTGCCAAATACGGTGGTACCATAAAAGAGATTCCCCGGTCAGGATTTGACAATCTTTTTACCTTTATGAATCAGGTTGAAGGGGAAAGTATGGAAGTTGTCCTTGCAAATACAATTATTGGATTAAGTCGGTATCTTGCTGAGAATAAAATTGACCTGATTGTTGTCCATGGGGACAGGGTTGAAGCTTTGGCGGGTGCAACGGTAGGCGCATTGAGAAATATATTGGTTGCACATATTGAAGGTGGTGAAATTTCTGGAACCGTTGATGAGCTGATGAGGCATGCTATTTCGAAGTTGTCACACATTCACTTTGTCGCGAATGACAAAGCAGAACAACGCTTGAAGCAATTGGGTGAAGATCCAGATGCCATTTATTGCATTGGATCACCAGATGTCGATGTCATGCTATCCGATGAACTGCCTTCCCTCGAAGAAGCCAAAGCGCGATATGAAGTGACCTTTGACTCATATTCGGTTGCAATGTTGCACCCGGTTACGACAGAATTGGAAATCCAGTTCGATAACGCTGCACTTTTTGCGGATGCTCTACTGGAAAGCAAGCGGAATTATATCGTAATTTATCCTAATAATGATTCTGGATCGGAGTATATCTTTGCTGCATATAAGCGTTTACAAAAAAAGAACAATATCAGAATCTTTCCTTCTTTGAGGTTTGAGCATTATTTAACATTTCTAAGAAATGCTGATTGTTTAATCGGGAATTCCAGTGCTGGTATTCACGAAGCCCCAATATATGGTGTTCCAACAATAAACATTGGTACTCGCCAACAGAACAGATTTAAACATCCCAGTATTTTTGATGTTCCCTTTGATCGAGAAGCTATTCTCTCAGCGATTAAGCAGTCACAAATTTCAAAATCGTATCCAGCATGCAACTACTATGGGCTGGGAGATAGCGCTAAACAGTTTACGCAGGCCCTCAAGGAAGATGTTTGGAAAGTATCAAACCAAAAACTTTTCAGAGATGTAGGGTAA
- a CDS encoding N-acetylneuraminate synthase family protein has protein sequence MKKPEIQIANRRIGYHHDPLVIAEIGINHEGILQTAIEMVDAALSAGAEIIKHQTHVVEDEMSDAAKKTIPGNSPDSIYDIMDRCSLNEEEEWELKRYTESRGAIFISTPFSRAAVDRLVKFDVPAFKMGSGECNNYPLLEYICSFGKPIILSTGMNDLVGVKKAVKILRKHTIPFALLHTTNLYPTPPELVRLGALLDLEEAFPDAVIGLSDHTTNNLACLGAVALGASILERHFTDSKDRKGPDIVCSMTPSELNELIASSKILKLERGGDKTSLLDEEQVTRDFAFATVVTILPVKEGEVFSKENIWVKRPGTGKISAEEYNNVLGKRAARDITMNVHLDWSDIQ, from the coding sequence ATGAAAAAACCGGAAATTCAAATAGCAAATAGACGGATCGGTTATCATCACGATCCACTTGTTATTGCAGAGATAGGAATCAACCATGAAGGCATACTTCAGACTGCCATTGAAATGGTAGATGCGGCTCTATCGGCGGGAGCAGAGATAATTAAGCACCAGACTCATGTAGTGGAAGATGAAATGAGCGATGCTGCCAAAAAAACTATCCCTGGTAATTCCCCTGACTCTATTTATGACATTATGGATAGATGTTCTCTCAATGAAGAAGAAGAATGGGAACTTAAAAGATATACCGAGTCTCGAGGAGCAATATTTATCAGTACACCTTTTTCAAGAGCAGCTGTCGACCGTTTGGTGAAATTTGATGTTCCGGCATTTAAAATGGGCTCGGGTGAATGTAACAATTATCCTCTATTGGAATATATATGCTCATTTGGAAAGCCCATCATTCTCAGTACGGGAATGAATGATTTGGTAGGTGTAAAAAAAGCAGTTAAGATATTACGGAAACATACGATCCCTTTTGCCCTGTTACATACAACTAATTTATATCCAACCCCACCAGAATTAGTACGTTTAGGCGCGTTGCTTGATCTGGAAGAAGCTTTTCCCGATGCCGTGATTGGACTCTCTGATCACACCACCAATAATTTGGCCTGTCTAGGGGCGGTTGCTCTTGGAGCGTCAATTCTTGAAAGACATTTTACTGACTCAAAGGATCGGAAAGGACCAGATATAGTCTGCTCCATGACTCCAAGTGAGTTGAATGAACTCATCGCCTCAAGTAAAATTTTAAAATTAGAAAGAGGGGGAGACAAAACAAGTCTTTTAGACGAGGAACAGGTAACCAGGGATTTTGCCTTTGCCACTGTTGTGACTATTCTGCCTGTAAAGGAGGGAGAGGTTTTTTCAAAGGAAAATATATGGGTTAAAAGACCAGGTACAGGAAAAATATCGGCTGAAGAATACAATAACGTACTAGGGAAAAGAGCAGCCAGGGATATTACAATGAATGTTCACTTAGACTGGAGCGATATTCAATAA
- a CDS encoding PilZ domain-containing protein: protein MTEQNELLSKTYSDKPVRLFLPMLNSDDRLLVHCILQKGTGKHFNLLFKQGTLPVDNIDTNTSCLISLDDAGQSISLESNITKIINDQTLEMVLQKTISHEQMREYFRVDCTVPIIIKSVIPPGFGNPEEQWKISGTTADLSGSGLRASFTEAPPANTQVRLELALPTTEPTVIKTLASPVRISQLTEKLWDAAYRFDEIEDEDQDAIIGCCLVAQRRLLRLKVKVKGN from the coding sequence GTGACAGAGCAGAATGAATTGTTATCGAAAACATACAGTGACAAACCTGTCAGGCTTTTTCTGCCGATGCTCAACAGTGACGACAGACTGTTGGTCCACTGCATCCTTCAAAAGGGAACCGGTAAGCACTTCAATTTGTTGTTTAAACAGGGGACACTTCCTGTAGACAATATAGACACAAACACCTCATGCCTCATCAGCCTGGATGATGCTGGCCAGAGTATCTCTCTGGAGAGTAACATCACCAAAATTATAAACGATCAGACCCTGGAGATGGTTCTGCAAAAAACCATCAGCCATGAACAGATGCGCGAATACTTCAGGGTTGATTGTACAGTCCCAATTATCATAAAATCTGTTATCCCTCCTGGATTTGGAAACCCTGAGGAACAATGGAAAATTTCCGGTACTACAGCTGATCTCAGTGGATCAGGACTTCGCGCCAGCTTTACCGAAGCACCTCCTGCCAACACTCAGGTTCGATTGGAACTGGCGTTGCCAACAACTGAACCGACCGTTATCAAAACCCTTGCCTCCCCCGTACGTATTTCCCAACTCACCGAAAAACTCTGGGATGCAGCCTATCGCTTTGATGAAATAGAAGATGAGGATCAGGATGCTATTATCGGATGTTGTCTTGTTGCCCAGAGGCGGCTGCTTCGACTGAAAGTTAAAGTAAAGGGAAATTGA
- a CDS encoding flagellar brake protein, translating into MTASISETIKKIADSETAKIDIPTKNNQTIRLDCIYKESISPNFFLVFPPKKLPEAIDLEKHCPVSIKHGQTSLTVTAKITAINGDRTLELTAKNSVRPESLREYFRVGANVSITARYDPESMESKIPSWNMDGHTLDMSGSGVLAIFPEDPKSRHKISLQIHLAGNRNPVHCIGHVVRSRRLRRDSYQVAFHFDSINAKDKDSIISYCLREQRNQLRKKVQTAG; encoded by the coding sequence GTGACTGCTTCAATATCAGAGACGATCAAGAAAATAGCCGACAGCGAAACGGCTAAAATTGATATACCAACCAAAAATAATCAGACAATCCGTCTCGATTGTATCTATAAGGAGTCCATTTCTCCGAATTTTTTCCTGGTCTTCCCTCCCAAAAAACTTCCCGAAGCTATTGACCTGGAAAAACATTGTCCCGTATCTATCAAACACGGTCAAACATCCTTGACGGTGACAGCTAAAATAACGGCGATAAACGGTGACAGAACCCTTGAGCTCACAGCCAAAAACAGTGTACGACCTGAAAGTTTGAGAGAATATTTCAGAGTTGGTGCCAATGTTTCCATAACTGCCCGGTACGATCCGGAATCGATGGAAAGTAAAATCCCATCATGGAACATGGATGGGCATACCCTTGATATGTCCGGCAGTGGTGTTCTGGCGATATTCCCTGAAGATCCCAAAAGCAGGCACAAGATATCACTGCAGATCCACCTTGCAGGCAACCGGAATCCGGTACACTGCATTGGACATGTTGTCAGGAGCAGGAGACTTCGAAGGGACAGTTATCAGGTAGCATTCCATTTTGATTCCATTAATGCCAAAGACAAAGACTCAATCATCTCCTACTGTCTTCGCGAACAACGTAACCAGTTGCGAAAAAAAGTCCAAACCGCCGGATAA
- a CDS encoding EscU/YscU/HrcU family type III secretion system export apparatus switch protein, whose translation MKKKELEKAVAILYDAQTSASPRVVASGQGEVARRIIETAREAGVHIQEDANLVELLSKIDLGAEIPTELYQTVAEVLAFVYKVNEKFKNKIVS comes from the coding sequence ATGAAAAAAAAAGAACTGGAAAAAGCCGTTGCTATCCTCTACGATGCCCAGACTTCAGCATCCCCTCGGGTTGTCGCCTCTGGACAGGGAGAAGTTGCCAGACGTATCATTGAAACTGCTCGGGAAGCTGGTGTTCATATTCAGGAGGACGCAAACCTGGTTGAACTACTCTCTAAAATTGATCTTGGTGCCGAAATTCCAACCGAACTGTATCAAACGGTTGCAGAAGTTCTGGCATTTGTCTACAAGGTAAATGAGAAATTTAAAAATAAAATTGTATCCTAG
- the ypfJ gene encoding KPN_02809 family neutral zinc metallopeptidase, whose product MLWKNGRRSSNVEDRRRIRIPGGTKKGGGIGILVLALVGMYFGIDPGIIMNMADGLQQGSPSQTSTAQPSAAEQELADFISVVLADTEDTWTKIFSDKGGTYREPKLVLFSGQVESACGFAQAAMGPFYCPADHQVYIDLSFYQDLKNKLDAPGDFAQAYVIAHEVGHHVQKLVGISDKVQELRPQISAKEYNKLSVKVELQADCFAGIWAHHADKVRNIVEPGDIKEALNAASHIGDDRLQQQSRGYITPDSFTHGSSSQRVRWFKTGYSAGTMEACDTFSSSSL is encoded by the coding sequence ATGCTTTGGAAAAATGGTCGTAGAAGTTCCAACGTTGAAGATAGACGGAGAATACGAATACCCGGAGGAACCAAGAAGGGGGGTGGTATTGGCATACTTGTACTCGCTCTGGTGGGGATGTATTTTGGCATAGATCCCGGCATCATTATGAATATGGCTGACGGTTTACAGCAGGGTTCCCCTTCTCAAACCAGTACAGCACAGCCAAGTGCTGCAGAACAGGAACTTGCTGACTTTATTTCAGTTGTTCTGGCAGACACCGAAGACACCTGGACAAAGATATTTTCTGACAAGGGAGGAACCTACAGAGAGCCAAAACTTGTCCTTTTCAGTGGACAGGTTGAATCTGCCTGCGGTTTTGCCCAGGCTGCCATGGGCCCCTTCTACTGCCCTGCCGACCACCAGGTCTATATAGACTTATCCTTTTATCAGGATCTTAAAAATAAGCTCGATGCGCCAGGCGACTTTGCCCAGGCCTATGTTATTGCCCATGAGGTTGGGCACCATGTGCAGAAACTGGTCGGAATCAGCGACAAGGTTCAGGAGCTACGACCACAGATTTCCGCGAAGGAGTATAATAAACTTTCAGTCAAAGTTGAGCTTCAAGCCGACTGTTTTGCTGGTATCTGGGCTCACCACGCAGATAAGGTTCGTAATATCGTTGAGCCTGGAGATATCAAGGAAGCTCTGAATGCCGCCAGTCATATTGGTGATGACCGCCTCCAACAACAGTCTCGGGGATATATCACCCCCGACTCATTCACCCATGGTTCTTCATCCCAGAGGGTGCGCTGGTTTAAGACAGGCTACAGCGCAGGAACCATGGAAGCCTGCGACACATTCAGCAGCAGTAGTTTGTAA